A stretch of Geotrypetes seraphini chromosome 2, aGeoSer1.1, whole genome shotgun sequence DNA encodes these proteins:
- the BHLHE22 gene encoding class E basic helix-loop-helix protein 22: MEPAFRSPPPGLELSTAAADLLHQVHQQQQQQPGAPVGVLAAGAGRESLALAASLYAESRGVSMAESSGGEDQSPDEDSDGRCELLLRAGDGRGSLHGDGGGGARADGGGSGAGAAAASATGGGGAGGGGGKKSKEQKALRLNINARERRRMHDLNDALDELRAVIPYAHSPSVRKLSKIATLLLAKNYILMQAQALEEMRRLVAYLNQGQALSAASSLPSSAAVAAAAATAALHPALGAYEQAAAAAAGYPFSAGLPPAGSCPDKCALFNNVSSSLCKQCTEKP; encoded by the coding sequence ATGGAGCCCGCCTTCCGCTCCCCGCCGCCGGGGCTCGAGCTCTCAACCGCCGCCGCCGACCTCCTGCACCAGgtccaccagcagcagcagcagcagccgggGGCGCCCGTGGGAGTCCTGGCGGCGGGCGCGGGGAGGGAGTCCCTGGCGCTCGCCGCCTCCCTGTACGCCGAGAGCCGCGGGGTCTCCATGGCCGAGAGCAGCGGCGGCGAGGACCAGAGCCCCGACGAGGACAGCGACGGCCGCTGCGAGCTGCTGCTGCGCGCCGGGGACGGGCGCGGCTCGCTCCACGGGGACGGAGGCGGCGGGGCCAGAGCCGACGGCGGGGGCTCGGGTGCCGGGGCGGCGGCGGCGTCGGCCACCGGAGGAGGCGGAgcgggcggcggcggcggcaagaaGTCGAAGGAGCAGAAAGCGCTGCGGCTGAACATCAACGCCCGCGAGCGGCGGCGCATGCACGACCTGAACGACGCGCTGGACGAGCTGCGCGCGGTCATCCCTTACGCGCACAGCCCGTCCGTGCGCAAACTCTCCAAGATCGCCACCCTGCTGCTGGCCAAGAACTACATCCTCATGCAGGCGCAGGCCCTGGAGGAGATGCGGCGCCTCGTGGCCTATCTGAACCAAGGGCAAGCGCTCTCGGCCGCCTCCTCGCTGCCCAGCTCGGCGGCCGTGGCGGCGGCCGCAGCCACGGCCGCCTTGCACCCGGCGCTGGGCGCCTACGAgcaggcggcggcggcggcggccggCTACCCGTTCAGCGCCGGGCTGCCCCCGGCCGGCTCGTGCCCGGATAAGTGCGCTCTCTTCAACAACGTGTCCTCGAGCCTGTGCAAGCAGTGCACCGAGAAGCCTTAA